The genomic segment AAACCTGCCATCAAAGTACCCGAAATGGCTACCGCGCTTAGCCCTACCCCACAGGCCATGCCGAGCGCGAGCGACAAGAAGATGAACACCAAGTCCATCGTGTCGCGGATGGCGGTGCGAAAGCGTATGATGGACATGGCACCCACCAGCCCAAAAGCCCGCGCAATGTTGTTGCCGATTACCATGACCACAATAGCCGCTATAATGCTCAAGAGCACCAACGAATTGACGAACGTGACCGAGTAGGACGGCCCCCTGTATGTGAGCCGATACACTATCGAGAGCAGCAGCCCGCAAATCAGCGACACCAACAGATTGGCCAACACGTCGGTGGACGAGGTGGGGAACACGGACAGGTTTTGATATACTTCAATCATCGTTTAGGACGAGGGAGGCGATTTGCGATTTACGATTTGCGATTTACGATTTGCGATTTACGATTTGCGATTTGCGATTTGCGATTTACGATTTGCGATTTGCGATTTACGATTTACGATTTGCGATTTACGATTTGCGATTTGCGATTTGCGATTTACGATTTGCGATTTACGATTTACGATTTACGATTTGCGATTTGCGATTTGCGATTTACGATTTTGCGATTTTGCGATTTACGATTTGCGATTTGCGATTTTACAAAAATGCGCTTTTGGCGAAAGCATCGTTGAAGCGACTGGGCTTGATGAATGGGTTGGCGTTGATAGCTCCCACATATTTGGAGGCCGGTTCCTTGCGCAGTTGAAAATCCTCCAACATGGGTTTTATCCAAGCAGGGCAATAGCGGTTGAATTTTACTTCCATGATGAAAAAGCCGGGAAAGGCAAACTGTGTCCCCGATTCGTGAAACAACTTTTCCACCGAGGGATAGGCAACGCTGCGCAGGTGCAAATCGAACGTAAGCCGGAAGTCGTTTTCCGGGTTGAAATGAATGCCGAGGTATGGCTCACGCTCGTAAATCACATTCACTACTGGGCGCAGGTTGCGGCTCAAAATCTGGTAAAAAAAACGGCGGGCATTGTCCGGGTCGCTCAGCACATCGTGAAGCCCATCGAGCGGCTGCCTTTTGAATAGCTGCAACACGGCTCGGTAAGGCGCTTCGCAACGGTTTTTCAGGATGGGGCTTTCGTACTTGCGCTTTATTTCCATGAAAACACGACTCGACGCATCGCCCCGGTTGTAGCCCCGCAGCCGCACTTTCATGCGGTGGGCCACGCCATCCACTTTGGTGTGGTACATCTCAAAACCCGGCGTGTCGAAGTAAATGCTGCGCACCGTGTACCGCCCATCCGGCTGCATGGCGGCAAAGCCATCGGGACGCAGAAAAGGCAACACCGCGCCACGCAGCGACTCGTATTGCTCGACCGGGACTAAGTATTTGAATTCGTAACGCATCTTACCATTTGAATTTCAATATCCGCCGCAGATACGCTCGCTGATTGATTTTTCCGAAATCAACGCGGCACAACGCGGAGACACCCGTGCTCAATCGGGTCTGAAGACTGTCAGGCTTTACAATGGCCGTCAGGACGGAGACTTGCCGATTGTCGAGCACCTCCACTCTGTTTCCCTTATAAAGCAGCTGAGCCGTGTAGCTGCGCTGCGTCTGCACGTCGGTCACGGTGAGCGTGGCCTGAGCATTGAGATAGGGCAAATACTCGGTCTTCACGGGGATTTGCACCACATATTCGCCCGCCTCCTCCACGATGAGCTGCTCGTCGGGGGGCAGGTTCACCGGCACTACCCAACCGGAAAAAGGCGAGCGCAACACAAAGGCCAAGCCTTTCCGGCGCAGTATGTCCAAACGATTGCGCAGGCCGCGCAATTGCGCCTGCGTGACCCCCACTTGCTCGACCTTGATGCCCGTTCGCATATTT from the Saprospiraceae bacterium genome contains:
- a CDS encoding DUF4956 domain-containing protein; its protein translation is MIEVYQNLSVFPTSSTDVLANLLVSLICGLLLSIVYRLTYRGPSYSVTFVNSLVLLSIIAAIVVMVIGNNIARAFGLVGAMSIIRFRTAIRDTMDLVFIFLSLALGMACGVGLSAVAISGTLMAGLVVIALTFTHFGAPRRRHFLLQIIHHSSEQNDLSQPLARFCRSLKLVSLKNIGLEDLTESNYHITLRDARKTEEMVRALRQTPGVQQVNVFFDEDDYNPPTM
- a CDS encoding polyphosphate polymerase domain-containing protein, whose protein sequence is MRYEFKYLVPVEQYESLRGAVLPFLRPDGFAAMQPDGRYTVRSIYFDTPGFEMYHTKVDGVAHRMKVRLRGYNRGDASSRVFMEIKRKYESPILKNRCEAPYRAVLQLFKRQPLDGLHDVLSDPDNARRFFYQILSRNLRPVVNVIYEREPYLGIHFNPENDFRLTFDLHLRSVAYPSVEKLFHESGTQFAFPGFFIMEVKFNRYCPAWIKPMLEDFQLRKEPASKYVGAINANPFIKPSRFNDAFAKSAFL